Below is a genomic region from Tripterygium wilfordii isolate XIE 37 chromosome 12, ASM1340144v1, whole genome shotgun sequence.
GGGAATATCCGGCACGTGTAGGGCTTTCCAAAACCGAGAACAACCTTCCATCGCTCCCCTCCAAGTCGTCCATGTACAAATCCTCTGTTCCTCTAATTGCGGCGTGTAAAACGACAAGAAAAGCCCCAATGAGGATGGAAACCAGCACATTAAGCCACACGCTCGTGAAGACCAGAACCACAACGGTCACCACGGAAAGCACGCCGAGCACGATGCGATCGTCGACAGTGCGGCCAACGATGACAAGAGGTTCGTCACGGAAAAAGTAGAGGAAGAACCAAGCGACGAAGATTATTATGTAGACGATCAACGAGAGCGGGTGCCAAAGGAGGCTAAGGAAGAGGATGCCAAGGATAATCATGGCGTAATTCCCGCGGAAGTAGTTCAGATTCCTTTTTAATCGTACGGTGGCCTCCCCGAAAGAGTGAGGACGCGTAAAGGAGGATAGATTGAAGAATTCGGTCCATTGGCGGCGAGAGGCGAAGTAGGCTCTGGTGTTGGCGGTGGCGCGAGTGAGGAAGTTGGTGGTGGTTGGAGGAGTTGTGGAGGAGGGGATGGCGCCGTAGGGGGCTGAAGAAGTTGATTTCATTGGAGACTAGACTCCCAGAGTTTTTTCAAGATTTGAAGGATCTAAGTCAAAGCCAAGTGGAATCTCGAAACAAACCCTAGCTTCTGCGTATCTCCAACGCAATTCCGTATGAAATTGAAACTGAAGAGCCAGAGCGAAAGGGGGCAGAGGGAGCTTTTAACAGTTCACTGTTCACATGCTCTGATAGGTCGCTCGTTATGTTGATGGAAATGCCGCAGAAGTCTGTAATACGATGACGTTTAACTGGGTCCGCTACTCCGCGGGGGCAGAGGGAGCTTTTAAAAACAATGGTGATTATGAATGTCTTTTGTTCAGATTTGCGAATTGTAtcgtatatattttttattaaaaaaaattaaattaaattgaatataatataaaatagCTCGAATTTATATTTAAcgaatttttatattattttcacgttcaatttaatttttgtttcaaacaaaaatataccGTAAAAAAACATATTAATGACTTTTCATTGGAGAATCttgtataattaataaaaataatccaTTTGTTATAAagaatcatgaattaaaatgtcatGATTGTGAGGTATTGTGAGTGGTGATCATGAAAACCAAAAGTTGCGTTGT
It encodes:
- the LOC120010203 gene encoding PRA1 family protein F2-like → MKSTSSAPYGAIPSSTTPPTTTNFLTRATANTRAYFASRRQWTEFFNLSSFTRPHSFGEATVRLKRNLNYFRGNYAMIILGILFLSLLWHPLSLIVYIIIFVAWFFLYFFRDEPLVIVGRTVDDRIVLGVLSVVTVVVLVFTSVWLNVLVSILIGAFLVVLHAAIRGTEDLYMDDLEGSDGRLFSVLESPTRAGYSRV